A genomic stretch from Candidatus Schekmanbacteria bacterium includes:
- a CDS encoding response regulator, giving the protein MQKFEEKEIKGKEILLVEDSELQSAVLKNMLEEQGFVVKVAGNGAEGLGMLNQHKSDIVIADILMPLMNGYEMCRQIRQNKTLKDMPVILLTQLTEPEDIIRGLNSGADNYVTKPYDTEYLLSKICSLLRSPDQFRNNPAEQCVEVTYKGKHYTVRAGRSQTMNLLLATYENAIIQNRELNKMQEELKLLNDVLEEKVKKRTASLTVEIAERRRIENELRASEARFRGAVESANDAVICLEAPGMVYLWNTKAEEYFNYSASEAIGKHITQLIIPERNKDSIQRYFDVFFKTGIGRGADKAIEGFACRKDGSEFPVEVSTAGINVNGTWNSISLIRDITERKKAEKKLKNEIETTASLLALSEATANTVDIDELSKSVVKCCCDIVKCDVSLFYLWDAVAGKFRPQSSEGLIKSMLPIFRSENLSEDEELLKKALGTGKPELLDVNFQKSSSAKKKLWDPEKMEWLNDAKEIEIIPLLNISKQRLGLLINVYREHREITERGGKLIQTISDEVSQSLEQTRLFSDTMHKTMELSHKIETIQVMHDIDKSILSTLSPEEILETSTRIIGKIIPCDKTTIFLIDKEKKSFVFASGFGLFSLKKGSLVPFGATNASEIIDTRKPQYIANLMENKEPLFLEKTLIQEGFMSHVRIPLTVKGVVIGILSVGAKRPAAFTTPHLQTLEKLASQISVALENARLITDMEELFIGTVKSLSYAIDAKSSWTSGHSERVTKYSIDVGKDMGLSEAELKDLELAAILHDVGKIGTYESILDKPTKLTDEEMNMIKQHPGKGADILSSLKQLKNIIPAVKHHHESYDGKGYPEGLKGEDIPLFARILAVADSVDAMSSDRPYRKGKAMEEVYSELKRCSETQFDPVVVTSFLNVYSKRT; this is encoded by the coding sequence ATGCAGAAATTTGAAGAGAAGGAGATTAAGGGGAAGGAAATTCTCTTAGTTGAAGACAGTGAGCTTCAATCTGCAGTATTAAAAAATATGCTTGAGGAACAGGGATTCGTTGTAAAGGTTGCCGGAAATGGGGCTGAAGGACTCGGTATGCTAAATCAACACAAATCAGACATTGTTATTGCAGACATCCTGATGCCTCTAATGAACGGTTATGAGATGTGCAGGCAGATAAGACAGAATAAAACGTTAAAAGACATGCCTGTCATACTTCTTACACAGCTTACGGAACCTGAAGACATAATCAGAGGGCTTAATTCAGGAGCTGACAACTATGTGACCAAGCCGTACGACACGGAGTATCTCCTTTCAAAAATCTGTTCGCTGCTAAGAAGCCCGGACCAGTTCCGCAACAATCCTGCGGAACAATGTGTTGAAGTTACATACAAGGGAAAACACTATACTGTACGTGCCGGAAGGAGTCAGACTATGAACCTCCTTCTTGCGACATATGAGAATGCTATAATACAGAACAGGGAACTTAATAAGATGCAGGAAGAACTTAAGCTTCTCAACGATGTACTTGAGGAGAAAGTTAAAAAGAGGACTGCTTCATTGACTGTAGAGATTGCAGAACGAAGACGGATTGAAAATGAATTAAGAGCAAGCGAAGCAAGGTTTCGTGGTGCAGTTGAATCTGCAAATGATGCAGTAATCTGCCTGGAAGCTCCCGGGATGGTTTATTTATGGAACACAAAAGCAGAGGAGTACTTCAATTATTCAGCATCTGAAGCTATTGGAAAACATATTACTCAACTTATTATCCCTGAAAGAAACAAGGATTCAATACAAAGGTATTTTGATGTTTTCTTCAAGACTGGAATCGGACGCGGTGCCGACAAAGCCATAGAAGGATTTGCCTGCCGCAAGGATGGTTCGGAGTTTCCTGTCGAGGTTTCAACTGCGGGAATAAATGTAAACGGCACATGGAATTCTATTAGTCTCATCAGGGATATAACGGAAAGGAAGAAGGCTGAAAAAAAATTAAAGAATGAAATTGAGACAACAGCGAGTTTACTCGCTCTTTCTGAAGCCACTGCAAACACTGTTGATATTGATGAACTTTCTAAATCTGTAGTTAAATGCTGCTGTGACATAGTAAAATGCGATGTTTCACTTTTCTATTTATGGGATGCTGTGGCAGGAAAATTTCGTCCGCAATCCTCAGAGGGACTGATAAAAAGCATGCTTCCTATATTCAGAAGTGAGAACCTTTCAGAAGACGAAGAATTATTAAAAAAGGCACTGGGAACCGGGAAACCGGAATTACTTGATGTGAATTTTCAGAAATCTTCCAGTGCAAAGAAAAAATTATGGGATCCGGAAAAGATGGAATGGCTGAATGATGCAAAGGAGATCGAAATAATCCCGCTTCTGAATATCAGTAAACAGCGGCTTGGTTTGTTGATAAATGTTTACCGGGAGCACAGGGAAATTACAGAAAGAGGCGGCAAGCTTATTCAGACTATATCAGATGAGGTGTCACAATCACTTGAACAGACTAGGCTGTTCAGCGATACCATGCATAAGACGATGGAGCTTTCCCACAAGATAGAAACCATACAGGTTATGCATGATATAGACAAAAGTATACTCTCCACACTTTCACCGGAAGAGATTCTTGAAACTTCCACGCGAATAATAGGAAAAATAATCCCCTGTGATAAAACCACTATTTTTCTTATTGACAAGGAAAAGAAGAGTTTTGTTTTTGCTTCGGGATTCGGATTGTTTTCCCTAAAAAAAGGGTCATTGGTGCCGTTCGGGGCAACGAATGCATCGGAAATCATTGATACACGAAAACCGCAGTACATTGCAAATTTAATGGAGAATAAAGAACCTCTTTTTCTTGAAAAAACCCTTATACAGGAAGGATTCATGTCGCATGTGAGAATTCCACTCACAGTTAAAGGTGTTGTGATAGGGATTCTATCAGTTGGTGCAAAAAGACCGGCAGCGTTTACGACACCGCATCTTCAAACTCTGGAAAAACTTGCCTCACAGATAAGTGTTGCGCTGGAAAATGCGAGGCTTATAACCGACATGGAAGAGCTTTTCATTGGAACCGTAAAATCTCTTTCATATGCCATTGACGCAAAGTCTTCTTGGACATCAGGTCATTCAGAAAGGGTCACAAAGTATTCTATTGATGTCGGGAAAGATATGGGACTTTCCGAGGCCGAGCTTAAGGATCTCGAGCTGGCAGCAATTCTCCATGATGTTGGAAAGATCGGTACTTATGAATCTATTCTCGACAAGCCGACAAAACTGACTGATGAAGAGATGAATATGATTAAACAACATCCTGGGAAGGGTGCTGACATACTTTCGTCGCTCAAACAGCTTAAAAATATAATTCCTGCAGTGAAACACCATCATGAATCATATGACGGTAAAGGCTACCCAGAGGGTCTGAAAGGTGAAGATATTCCACTTTTTGCAAGGATTCTTGCTGTCGCAGATTCTGTAGATGCAATGAGTTCTGATAGACCCTACAGGAAAGGCAAAGCAATGGAAGAGGTTTATAGCGAACTTAAGAGATGTTCCGAAACACAGTTCGATCCCGTCGTAGTCACCTCTTTCCTCAATGTTTACTCCAAGAGAACGTGA
- a CDS encoding glycosyltransferase family 39 protein: MNSDFGNIEKPLTRNNDCPIARQSVVLKSFLIIGSATFLYLYLIPLIFGVNFHYILVFDMRFEPDNQWHFILRYISLCTAIFMATTFLWQRNYLNTLKKTGFIAFLFIVILIFNVSLASTRGGFWHAIPHPFSETAEERSTPTGYCRDIVKINDIKSFLHDYVSLMPQLSIHGCTHPPGPDIFMYAILKYLNWSALSASLIAIIISALSVIPVYLIFKLVLSEAASRFGILLWAFTPSIVIYSATCMDGVFMFFSIWTFYFFLYYLVKEKHFFLSSILTGIFLAISLFMTFSGIYLVLFFFFISLFYLRRDIRKAGMLFLDLLIVSMTFMTIYFFIYYLTGFNIRECLTTAVVNNMRFMKVPFVGWKYFESLVVTRISDFAAYFTFMGFASTGIFFVYISKKFRKSHPGNEYMGYTVFISVLTLLVITLGGVYWYETQRIWIFLSPLFLIPVSEAILSLSADCLSSILPLQLLAFNFIQTILLELLFNTYS; this comes from the coding sequence ATGAATTCTGACTTTGGTAATATAGAAAAACCACTTACCCGGAATAATGACTGCCCGATTGCAAGACAATCCGTAGTCTTGAAGTCTTTTCTGATAATCGGCTCTGCAACTTTCTTATACCTGTATCTAATCCCTTTGATATTCGGAGTGAATTTCCACTACATCCTTGTCTTTGATATGCGTTTTGAGCCGGATAACCAATGGCACTTTATATTAAGGTATATAAGTTTATGCACTGCTATTTTCATGGCAACTACATTTTTATGGCAGAGAAATTATCTTAATACATTAAAAAAAACCGGGTTTATTGCTTTTTTATTTATTGTGATTCTTATATTCAATGTATCGCTTGCTTCAACGCGCGGTGGATTCTGGCATGCAATCCCCCATCCTTTTTCAGAAACAGCGGAAGAACGTTCAACGCCGACAGGATATTGCCGCGATATAGTTAAAATAAATGATATAAAAAGTTTTTTGCATGATTATGTATCGCTGATGCCTCAGCTCTCAATCCATGGGTGCACACATCCTCCGGGTCCTGATATTTTTATGTATGCAATATTAAAGTACCTGAATTGGAGTGCGTTATCAGCTTCTTTAATAGCGATTATTATAAGCGCACTCAGCGTGATACCTGTTTACCTGATATTCAAGCTTGTTCTTTCAGAAGCAGCAAGCAGATTTGGTATTCTCTTATGGGCATTTACCCCTTCGATAGTCATATACAGCGCCACTTGTATGGATGGGGTTTTTATGTTTTTTTCAATATGGACCTTTTATTTTTTCCTTTATTATCTTGTTAAGGAAAAACATTTCTTCCTCTCATCTATTCTGACAGGGATTTTCCTTGCAATATCCTTATTCATGACTTTTTCTGGCATATATCTTGTGTTGTTCTTCTTTTTCATTTCACTTTTTTATTTACGCAGGGACATACGGAAAGCCGGGATGCTCTTCCTTGATCTTTTGATAGTATCCATGACGTTCATGACAATTTATTTTTTCATATATTATCTGACCGGATTCAATATCAGAGAATGTTTAACAACAGCAGTGGTAAACAATATGCGATTCATGAAAGTCCCTTTTGTTGGCTGGAAATATTTTGAGAGTCTTGTTGTCACCAGGATATCTGATTTCGCAGCTTATTTCACTTTTATGGGGTTTGCTTCAACAGGCATATTCTTTGTCTATATTTCAAAAAAGTTCAGAAAATCACATCCCGGAAATGAATATATGGGTTACACTGTATTCATCTCTGTATTGACACTCCTGGTAATTACTTTAGGTGGAGTGTATTGGTACGAAACCCAGAGAATATGGATTTTCCTTTCTCCTCTTTTTTTAATACCTGTTTCAGAGGCCATATTATCCCTGTCAGCAGACTGTCTATCTTCTATCCTGCCGCTCCAATTATTAGCTTTTAATTTTATTCAAACAATATTGCTTGAATTATTATTTAATACTTACAGTTAA
- a CDS encoding threonine synthase, which translates to MSKIKGLICRECKNEYPAEAIHVCEFCFGPLEVNYDYEYIGSKISRQSITEGPNSLWRYLDLLPVSGKDVVGANSGFTPLIKANNLGKLLGLNELYIKNDAVNHPTLSFKDRVVAVALSKAKEFGYDTVACASTGNLANSVAANAAAAGLKCFVFIPGDLEAGKIIGSLIYNPTLVAVNGNYDDVNRLCTEVAGEYNWAFVNINIRPYYAEGSKTLAYETAEQLGWKAPDQVVVPVASGSLLTKIRKGFNEFLKLGLIDSADIKVNGAQAEGCSPVATAYKNNTEFIKPVKPNTIAKSIAIGNPADGYYSLKAVKESGGVFETVNDSEIVDSMKLLASTEGIFTETAGGVTIAVLKKLAENGKIKKDEVTVAYITGNGLKTQEAVEGALHKPIRIDPHLRDFEAAIKK; encoded by the coding sequence ATGAGTAAGATTAAAGGGCTTATATGCAGGGAATGCAAAAATGAATACCCTGCCGAAGCAATACATGTTTGCGAGTTCTGTTTTGGTCCTTTGGAAGTCAACTATGATTACGAATATATCGGGAGTAAAATATCCCGCCAAAGCATAACTGAAGGACCTAATAGCCTCTGGCGGTACCTCGACCTTCTCCCTGTAAGCGGGAAAGATGTTGTCGGAGCTAACTCAGGATTTACTCCGCTGATAAAAGCCAACAACCTCGGAAAGCTTCTTGGACTTAACGAGCTATATATAAAGAATGATGCTGTCAACCATCCGACCTTGTCTTTTAAAGACAGGGTAGTTGCCGTAGCTCTTTCAAAGGCAAAGGAATTCGGCTACGACACGGTCGCCTGCGCATCGACTGGAAACCTTGCAAATTCAGTTGCTGCAAATGCAGCGGCAGCAGGGCTAAAGTGCTTTGTGTTCATACCCGGTGACCTTGAGGCAGGAAAAATAATCGGAAGCCTCATCTATAACCCCACTCTGGTGGCTGTCAACGGCAATTACGACGATGTGAACCGTCTTTGCACTGAGGTTGCAGGAGAATATAACTGGGCCTTTGTGAATATAAACATCAGACCCTACTATGCAGAAGGCTCGAAGACTCTTGCCTATGAAACAGCAGAGCAGTTAGGATGGAAGGCGCCTGACCAGGTCGTTGTTCCTGTTGCATCAGGCTCGCTTCTTACAAAGATACGTAAGGGGTTCAATGAGTTCCTGAAACTGGGTCTGATTGACAGTGCAGATATAAAAGTGAACGGAGCGCAGGCTGAAGGATGCTCGCCTGTTGCGACGGCTTATAAGAATAACACTGAATTCATAAAACCAGTAAAACCTAATACAATAGCAAAGTCAATTGCCATAGGGAATCCCGCTGACGGATATTATTCATTGAAAGCTGTAAAAGAAAGCGGCGGTGTTTTCGAAACTGTAAATGACAGTGAGATAGTAGATAGCATGAAACTTCTTGCGTCCACGGAAGGTATTTTTACTGAGACAGCAGGAGGAGTCACGATTGCAGTGCTGAAAAAACTTGCGGAAAATGGTAAGATAAAAAAAGATGAAGTAACGGTTGCGTATATCACGGGAAACGGCCTTAAGACACAGGAGGCAGTAGAAGGAGCTCTCCATAAACCCATAAGGATAGACCCGCATCTGCGCGATTTTGAAGCAGCGATAAAAAAATAA
- a CDS encoding MoaD/ThiS family protein: MAVKVRIPTPLRKLTSQQAIVDAEGKNVAEVIDDLEKKYSGIKGRLCDDDGKIRRFVNIFVNEEDIRFLNGTETAVKEGDELSIVPAIAGG; encoded by the coding sequence ATGGCAGTAAAAGTAAGAATACCTACGCCGCTGAGGAAACTTACCTCACAGCAGGCGATCGTTGATGCTGAAGGGAAGAACGTTGCGGAAGTGATTGACGACCTTGAGAAAAAATACAGCGGCATTAAGGGAAGACTTTGCGATGATGACGGGAAGATAAGGAGATTTGTAAATATCTTTGTCAACGAGGAAGATATCCGCTTCCTGAATGGAACCGAGACTGCTGTTAAAGAAGGTGATGAGTTATCAATAGTACCGGCAATAGCCGGAGGCTGA
- a CDS encoding NIL domain-containing protein: protein MSVFKARLVFKGEIIKEPIIYRLVKDFEVVPNLRKALFEENTGWVDIEISGAMDEIEKAIDALKSWGVDVYPIEGDVVE, encoded by the coding sequence ATGTCTGTCTTCAAGGCGAGATTGGTATTTAAAGGGGAGATAATAAAGGAACCGATCATCTACCGTCTTGTAAAGGATTTTGAGGTTGTCCCAAATCTGCGAAAAGCCCTGTTTGAAGAGAATACCGGATGGGTGGATATTGAGATATCCGGCGCCATGGATGAGATAGAAAAAGCCATAGATGCCCTTAAAAGCTGGGGTGTAGACGTATATCCCATAGAGGGAGATGTAGTTGAATAG
- a CDS encoding M67 family metallopeptidase, which yields MLVIPRSIIDEVISHLKEEYPLEGCGVLIGKGREVSESVRLTNKDKSEVSYQSDPLEQYSLLKRLDDEHLELLCIYHSHPEGEPVPSSKDIALAYFNCHYMIVCLANQDAPQIRLFTIENGAYNEEKFETK from the coding sequence ATGCTTGTAATACCCCGCAGTATCATTGATGAAGTAATATCACATCTTAAAGAAGAATATCCCCTTGAAGGATGCGGAGTCCTGATAGGGAAGGGAAGAGAAGTTTCAGAATCTGTAAGGCTTACCAATAAAGATAAAAGCGAAGTTTCATACCAGTCTGACCCTCTTGAGCAATACAGCCTTTTAAAACGGCTCGATGATGAACATCTTGAATTACTCTGCATTTATCACTCCCATCCGGAAGGAGAACCAGTGCCATCCTCAAAAGATATCGCCCTTGCATATTTTAACTGCCATTACATGATAGTCTGTCTGGCAAACCAGGATGCGCCGCAGATCAGGCTTTTTACAATAGAGAACGGAGCATACAATGAAGAGAAGTTTGAAACCAAATAA
- a CDS encoding tetratricopeptide repeat protein: protein MLIKKFSSLTVVLSVLIITIAIAGCGDKKKKEFDAHMKQGESFYAQGDFEKAIDEFKKSAELMPASADANQNIAVCYSNQFLAMKSPTEHEKCVNLAENAIAYYKKTLELDPARAESQFNISNEYAKIASMFMDDGDLAEARTYFKKKIEVDPAGADAYYTLGVIDWGLCFAVQKPEGLYGIDEYVDKLAANDTAISAISKSAKIDKVKAAELAKALKAPETDVVKSISKDSLIKQLKEIKDIKDDQVNKVLECIGTSPINMLKCITEKAPDLKFSLAKQARAILSKNVRNMSDYISSTVGISKDQAGKGIEEAVNHLKLTAIDDGFTSIKKALEINQESPDYYQYMTMLYVEKIKIEDNKSAIDEDSKNAEINFQKASRLRDKKKTDADVEKEVKMFREQLKQLLAKKK from the coding sequence ATGTTGATAAAGAAATTCTCATCGCTCACTGTTGTTCTGTCTGTTCTGATTATTACAATTGCTATAGCAGGATGTGGAGACAAAAAAAAGAAAGAATTTGACGCACACATGAAACAGGGTGAAAGCTTCTATGCCCAGGGAGATTTTGAAAAAGCCATCGACGAATTCAAAAAATCTGCGGAGCTTATGCCGGCATCAGCAGATGCGAACCAGAACATAGCAGTATGTTATTCCAACCAGTTCCTTGCCATGAAAAGCCCGACAGAACATGAAAAGTGCGTAAATCTCGCTGAGAATGCTATCGCTTATTATAAGAAGACTCTCGAGCTTGATCCTGCAAGGGCAGAATCGCAGTTCAATATATCAAATGAATATGCAAAGATAGCATCGATGTTCATGGATGACGGAGACCTCGCTGAGGCACGGACATATTTTAAAAAGAAGATCGAGGTAGATCCTGCCGGTGCAGATGCTTATTATACGCTGGGTGTAATAGACTGGGGTCTTTGCTTTGCAGTACAAAAGCCTGAAGGACTTTATGGAATTGATGAATATGTAGATAAACTTGCAGCAAACGATACAGCGATTTCGGCAATTTCGAAAAGCGCAAAAATAGACAAGGTCAAGGCTGCTGAACTTGCAAAAGCTCTCAAGGCACCTGAGACAGATGTTGTAAAATCAATAAGCAAAGATTCTCTCATTAAACAGCTTAAAGAGATAAAGGACATAAAAGATGATCAGGTAAACAAGGTACTGGAATGTATCGGGACTTCACCAATCAATATGCTGAAATGCATAACAGAGAAGGCGCCTGATTTAAAATTTTCTCTGGCGAAACAGGCAAGAGCTATTCTGTCGAAAAATGTACGCAATATGTCAGACTATATCTCGTCAACTGTCGGGATATCAAAGGATCAGGCTGGCAAAGGTATTGAAGAGGCCGTCAATCATCTAAAGCTTACTGCCATAGATGACGGGTTTACATCAATTAAAAAAGCTCTCGAGATCAATCAGGAATCTCCTGACTACTACCAGTATATGACAATGCTCTATGTTGAAAAAATAAAAATAGAGGACAACAAGAGTGCCATTGATGAGGACTCAAAGAACGCGGAAATCAATTTCCAGAAGGCAAGCAGGCTCCGCGACAAGAAAAAAACCGATGCTGACGTGGAAAAAGAAGTCAAAATGTTCCGCGAGCAGTTAAAACAGCTTCTTGCTAAAAAGAAGTAA
- a CDS encoding energy transducer TonB, with amino-acid sequence MFDTLVESGEGGQDGKRWYMAPVSLLIHGIVIGTIIAIPILFPQMIEKEVKVTLVAPSAPPPPPPPPAASAPQQVAAPKVEAARVDQGPVIDAPSSGPSEPVQAGGSGFGVIGGATGGGGGAAGSAFMGNIAPEAKSELDIEPPRIITADMTKPEPKDKVNPVYPQLALKAGVEGTVILQIVIGPKGNVESAKVLTVVPPKARGIGLEEAAVQAILQWKFTPAIAGGKAVRVYYNAPIIFKLN; translated from the coding sequence GTGTTCGACACTCTTGTAGAGTCGGGAGAAGGCGGCCAGGATGGTAAAAGATGGTATATGGCTCCTGTTTCGCTTCTTATCCACGGCATTGTAATTGGAACTATAATAGCTATACCAATATTGTTTCCACAGATGATAGAGAAAGAAGTAAAGGTAACTCTGGTGGCGCCTTCAGCTCCACCCCCGCCTCCCCCCCCCCCTGCAGCCTCAGCTCCGCAGCAGGTTGCTGCTCCTAAAGTCGAGGCAGCAAGGGTTGATCAGGGACCTGTCATTGATGCACCTTCATCAGGACCTTCTGAGCCGGTACAGGCAGGTGGTAGTGGTTTTGGGGTAATAGGCGGAGCAACTGGAGGAGGAGGAGGTGCGGCAGGATCAGCATTTATGGGTAATATAGCACCTGAAGCTAAATCAGAGCTTGATATCGAGCCTCCAAGAATAATAACGGCAGATATGACAAAGCCTGAGCCAAAAGATAAAGTAAATCCTGTTTATCCTCAGCTTGCTCTTAAAGCAGGTGTTGAGGGAACGGTAATTCTCCAGATTGTCATAGGGCCCAAAGGAAATGTTGAAAGTGCGAAAGTATTGACCGTAGTTCCGCCGAAAGCAAGGGGAATAGGCCTTGAGGAAGCTGCTGTACAGGCGATTCTCCAGTGGAAGTTTACACCTGCCATAGCTGGCGGGAAAGCGGTCCGCGTATATTATAATGCGCCGATAATTTTCAAGCTCAATTAG
- a CDS encoding MotA/TolQ/ExbB proton channel family protein, with product MQFSFLEMWTSMGLIAKTVVFILAGSSIYAFTIIAERWWTFYQAKKQTKTFIAQSASSFKSGKLKEVLPMAEEASKSHVARVVAAGLKELKLNEGGSSNLQQILTSEDKIEAASRAIQRETAVEVARLKKGTGGLATVGSISPFVGLFGTIFGIINSFQAMATSGSGGLATVSAGIAEALVTTALGIGVAIPAVVFFNFFITKTENYVVEIDNSSSELVDYLLKEATK from the coding sequence ATGCAGTTTTCGTTTCTTGAAATGTGGACAAGTATGGGGCTTATTGCCAAGACGGTTGTTTTTATCTTAGCCGGTAGCTCAATCTATGCATTTACCATTATTGCAGAAAGATGGTGGACATTCTACCAGGCTAAGAAACAGACAAAAACTTTTATTGCACAATCTGCAAGCTCTTTCAAGTCCGGCAAGCTAAAAGAAGTTCTTCCTATGGCTGAAGAAGCTTCTAAAAGCCATGTTGCAAGAGTTGTTGCCGCAGGTTTGAAAGAACTTAAGCTGAATGAGGGCGGATCTTCCAATCTTCAGCAGATATTGACCTCTGAAGATAAGATTGAGGCTGCATCTAGGGCTATCCAGAGGGAAACAGCAGTAGAAGTAGCAAGGCTTAAAAAAGGAACAGGCGGACTTGCAACAGTAGGCAGTATTTCTCCATTTGTCGGACTTTTTGGAACTATATTTGGAATCATCAATTCATTCCAGGCTATGGCAACGAGCGGCTCTGGCGGACTTGCTACCGTATCAGCAGGTATAGCTGAAGCTCTTGTTACAACAGCGCTCGGTATTGGTGTTGCAATTCCTGCGGTTGTTTTCTTCAATTTCTTCATTACCAAGACAGAAAACTATGTTGTTGAGATTGATAACTCTTCATCTGAACTCGTTGATTATCTTCTCAAGGAGGCGACTAAATAA
- a CDS encoding biopolymer transporter ExbD, whose translation MGMEAGGTKNVKSDINVVPLIDVCLVLLVIFMVVTPLLQKGVDVRLPKAASATKKEAVKVTLTVKRDGQMYLESDKIASTDRLEEKLTGLFSNREEKSLYIKADETLTFDKIMEVMDICKNAGIKEVGLMTEKKG comes from the coding sequence ATGGGAATGGAAGCCGGCGGGACAAAGAATGTCAAGTCCGATATAAATGTTGTACCGCTAATTGACGTATGCCTTGTGCTTCTTGTTATATTCATGGTTGTAACTCCTCTTCTTCAGAAGGGAGTGGATGTAAGGCTTCCAAAGGCGGCTTCAGCCACTAAAAAGGAAGCGGTCAAGGTTACTCTAACGGTAAAGAGGGATGGTCAGATGTACCTTGAATCTGACAAAATCGCCTCAACTGACAGACTTGAAGAGAAGCTTACAGGGCTGTTCAGCAACAGAGAGGAAAAATCCCTCTATATCAAAGCGGATGAGACTTTGACATTCGACAAGATTATGGAAGTAATGGATATTTGTAAAAATGCGGGCATTAAGGAAGTTGGTCTGATGACTGAAAAGAAAGGGTAG
- a CDS encoding biopolymer transporter ExbD, which yields MSMDVGGKGVKNEINVVPLIDIVLVLLVIFMVVTPLMQKGIDINIPEKSTSQKKPDKEDKKKTLVVSIRPDSSIDVNSEGVARAELEGKLREMLSTRDDKTVFIKAAGSLIYGSIIEVMDICKAAGVKTIAIITEKK from the coding sequence ATGAGTATGGATGTAGGCGGCAAAGGGGTAAAAAACGAAATCAACGTTGTTCCCCTTATTGATATAGTTCTTGTTTTGCTTGTTATCTTTATGGTGGTGACCCCTTTGATGCAAAAGGGGATAGACATCAATATTCCGGAAAAAAGTACAAGCCAGAAGAAACCGGACAAAGAGGACAAAAAGAAAACCCTGGTTGTAAGTATAAGACCTGATTCATCAATTGACGTTAACTCGGAAGGCGTTGCTCGTGCGGAACTCGAAGGAAAGCTCCGCGAGATGCTTTCAACAAGGGATGACAAGACAGTATTCATTAAGGCGGCTGGTTCACTTATATACGGCAGTATAATAGAGGTTATGGATATATGTAAGGCAGCAGGTGTAAAGACCATAGCCATTATAACTGAAAAGAAATAA
- a CDS encoding DUF47 domain-containing protein, whose protein sequence is MKLFPKEQKFFDLFEKGAKNVVVGADLLKQLIHDYTDIVSKSSHIKEIEHEGDIITHSTIEKLNLTFITPLDREDIYSLIKSLDDILDYIDAVASRMVLYNVQVPTEEAKALVNVLVKSVNEVAKAITELKNIKKPEQILNSCIEINRLENEGDALLRESVAKLFSDNLPPLEVIKWKELYENLETAIDKCEDVANVVEGIVLKNA, encoded by the coding sequence TTGAAGCTCTTCCCCAAAGAACAGAAATTTTTCGATCTTTTTGAAAAAGGCGCCAAGAACGTTGTAGTTGGCGCTGATTTGCTAAAACAGCTTATACATGATTATACGGATATTGTCTCAAAGTCGAGTCATATCAAGGAAATTGAGCATGAAGGGGATATAATAACCCACAGCACCATAGAAAAGTTAAACCTCACTTTTATCACTCCTCTTGACAGAGAGGATATTTACTCCCTTATCAAAAGCCTCGACGATATTCTGGATTACATTGATGCAGTAGCTTCAAGGATGGTATTATACAATGTGCAAGTGCCTACAGAGGAAGCAAAAGCGCTTGTAAATGTCCTTGTGAAATCTGTCAATGAAGTAGCAAAGGCAATAACTGAACTTAAAAACATCAAAAAACCGGAACAGATTCTTAATTCCTGCATTGAGATAAATCGCCTTGAGAACGAGGGGGATGCTCTTCTTCGTGAATCTGTTGCCAAGCTTTTTTCTGATAATCTTCCGCCGCTTGAAGTTATAAAGTGGAAGGAACTTTATGAGAATCTTGAGACTGCAATTGACAAGTGTGAAGATGTCGCAAATGTTGTCGAAGGAATCGTTCTTAAAAATGCATAA